In a genomic window of Jaculus jaculus isolate mJacJac1 chromosome 8, mJacJac1.mat.Y.cur, whole genome shotgun sequence:
- the Otor gene encoding otoraplin, with translation MARIWIHFLWGLGAVCAGHGVFMDRLASKKLCADEECVYTISLARAQEDYNAPDCRFINVKKGQQIYVYSKLVQENEAGEFWAGSVYGENQDEMGIVGYFPSNLVKEQRVYQEATKEVPTTDIDFYCE, from the exons ATGGCAAGAATATGGATACATTTCCTCTGGGGTCTTGGGGCTGTATGTGCTGGCCATGGAGTATTTATGGATAGACTTGCTTCCAAGAAACTATGTGCAGATGAGGAGTGTGTCT acacTATTTCTCTGGCTAGAGCTCAAGAAGATTACAATGCCCCAGACTGTAGATTTATTAATGTTAAAAAAGGGCAGCAGATCTATGTCTACTCAAAGCTGGTACAAGAAAATGAAGCTGGAGAATTTTGGGCTGGCAGT GTTTATGGCGAAAACCAGGACGAAATGGGAATCGTGGGTTATTTCCCCAGCAATTTGGTCAAGGAGCAAAGAGTGTACCAGGAAGCCACTAAGGAAGTCCCAACCACA gatatTGACTTCTACTGTGAATAA